In a genomic window of Diorhabda carinulata isolate Delta chromosome 8, icDioCari1.1, whole genome shotgun sequence:
- the LOC130897592 gene encoding zinc finger protein 512B-like translates to MKILVILFVLAVFTSAEEAEKEAEKEVKKEAKEIEKKEDLEAESSEPSSYELDPSHPSDSLSLHSPLGYGHSFLGSSIGWDSSLGLGSPFLRSSLISPYYGLGTLGLGSPFGDLGKSIHTTITRHVPYPISQPVPVPINRPIPFAVPQPIPIHLDRPYPIHVAQPFPVPIDKHVPVPVDRAVPVPVKVPVKVALPVPYRVGIPHPYPIDIPRPIPIPISSPFLYK, encoded by the coding sequence gtAATTTTATTCGTCCTAGCTGTATTTACATCTGCAGAAGAAGCAGAGAAAGAAGCAgaaaaagaagtgaaaaaagaagctaaagaaatagaaaagaaggAAGATTTAGAGGCCGAGTCATCAGAACCATCTTCATATGAATTAGATCCATCTCATCCAAGTGACTCACTGAGCCTACATTCTCCTTTAGGCTATGGCCACTCTTTCTTAGGATCTTCAATAGGATGGGACTCGTCCTTAGGCCTTGGATCACCTTTTTTACGATCTTCTTTAATTTCACCATATTATGGTCTAGGAACATTAGGCCTGGGATCTCCGTTTGGTGATTTAGGAAAATCAATTCACACAACTATCACCAGACATGTGCCATATCCAATTAGTCAACCTGTTCCAGTTCCTATCAACCGTCCAATACCATTTGCCGTTCCACAACCGATACCAATACACTTAGATCGCCCATATCCTATACATGTAGCTCAACCTTTCCCTGTTCCTATAGATAAGCATGTACCGGTTCCTGTTGATAGGGCAGTGCCAGTACCGGTTAAAGTTCCAGTGAAAGTTGCACTCCCTGTCCCTTATAGAGTAGGAATACCACATCCTTATCCGATTGACATTCCAAGACCGATACCAATACCAATTTCATCCccatttctttataaataa